The Thalassophryne amazonica unplaced genomic scaffold, fThaAma1.1, whole genome shotgun sequence genome segment TTGGTCCTTCAGAgctgccattgtttttgagggcgactccactttgaagcatgaatcaatgaagcacttctttgatccgctggctcgtggttctttgattcgctgctcttcagaagtggcaagtcctcttcttaaccctctggggccgatgccgtcgtatacgacagctaagaccaagctttactaaattataaaaaacttttgaatgatatgagttagaaatttactttgtgtttttttttttttgctgaaaagttaactccgcagacattcgagccagccatcggccatctttgtactcctcatagaggctgtgtgatgacgtgcacaatgtaagtgtccaatcggaattgtttcaccgtcacatggtttaccaaaatccaatcgtagggcagatttacctcacctgaaaagccaaagattgttttccggagtgatgtgttactagttggatagccgtttgaatagccccctgggtgctccaatgagtacatactattagtacatactcagtgtgccctgcgccattacgcacagcgatcagtgaaagcaggagcacatggagagcctctgatgacaatctcacgtgctcaaacaaagagtgtgtaactatcaggattgctccactagtttgcatgtgaatgttactggataactctgttgctttctctgcgtaaagcactgtttaccatatcagtggacaacaaaacgcagagaccattttgtatatattgttcagaatgtgcatttatgtttgtttgaacctttttgttgcacagtctttcacacaagacctcaaattactttaaaaagtctcaaaacagttgtttattgtagtttgctgtgtgttttgaataaatgtgtgtggaaaattatttttcgctttattttttctttgcctatttttgattgtaaacctttattacacttataaaatacaacaaaaacatatatattctgaaagcacaggttgtcctgaaaagaaagagacataaaacctgattgtgggatgcagggagagctgttgacagcaataataaaacatttatgccaggtgagtgaactgtccaaaaaatgccctcggaccccagagggttaacccctGTCAGATAACAGATAAATGGTGCCTCCTGCATGCGCAGAGGGCACTTGGACCAGCTCTCCGTCACAAGGGTCTGACCCTCGAACCCCCACGGGTATTACCCAGCTGGACTGctcaaaggctgtttaagctggtggcaaggagattcatctagccgctcactgcctccatccagaCGTCCACCGCACTGAAGCTGGACTCGCACCCTCTTTGAATAGCCTCCACTGGAACCAGGATACAAGCCGGCcatgcccgttaacggcagctctcactGTAATGGATCAGGGCTGTTGGAAAGATGCTCGAATTATATTTAGCGGTCCATACAACAGACCTCAGGGAtgttatttttgttaaaccaGACCAACCTATAAGAGctgtttgatgttatacacccaagtCACTTAATTTTTACACCTTAAGGAgattcaataatccaatgtccagaACCAGCCCTTTAACTACAGTTTAGGAATTTATTTCAGATTATGCAAATGCAGGCAACATAGTTAACTTGGATTATAGTTCTGATAACACAAAATTGATTAGAATATGATTAAAAATATGATTGGCAGAAATCATTTGATTCAATAACTCTAAAACTGATCACTCACTTTAATTGGGACAGGTCTGTTTTTCTGAAAGTCCTTTGGAGGTGAGAGTATGAGGATTTGAGATCACGCTCCCTGGCCAGGGGATCTTGATCTTGAGTATGACTTCCTCTTCAGTTGACAACAGCCAACCTAAATCCAACATCCGTATGCCGAATGTTAATCCATCTTCAGCCAGTAACAGCCGGTCAGAACCACCCCCCGTATACCGAGTGTCAGTCTGTGGATCGTTGGAAGCAGAGAGAGAATTCTTAGATCAGTCCCCCACATGGGCTGTGGGCTGGTGTTTATCTTCCTCCTTCTGTCACTTCTCTCCTGGATTGCCCATGTGTTTGTGTAGAAAACTCTCTCTTTAGATGATTCTGCTCCAAACTCCTCTCACTCACAATGCATAAAGTTCCAATTGATCACCACAGGCTAGTCAACACCTGTGAGTTCCTCCGAAGCCTTTAGAGAGGTCTGGAAGAATAACGTTGTTTCCTCAttgcaaacagtttttatatgacaTTGTCTTTGATTGCCAGGGAGTAATGACGCTCAAAGCCCACTCTCACACCTTCCTCTCATCTATTTCAAGGAACCCTTCACTTCAACTGACAGTTGAACACAATTCCTCTTTCAACTAAAAAACAACTCACAAATTCCTTATTCTGTAACTAACAGTTAAGCACAGTTCCTCTTTTTGATCAAATCAACCTAGTTACTTCTCTGTTCTTTAGCTGACATTTAAAACACATTTCTCCTTTTTTCTCTCAACAACAACTTAGTTCTTCTTCTATCTCAAAAACAATTTGGCCTGTTTCACATTTTAATTCTTTAAACatataaaaacatattaaatcattattattaatcaTCCATAAATCACATCAAACATAATAATCATTGATCAATCACATTTCAATAATTTCACAAGTCAAACAAGTTAATCATTGATTAATCACTTATTTAATCCTTACAAACCTCTTCCAAATTAGTTCTTGTTACCCCTTTCAACAGCTTGGCTTTTGCCTCACATTTGATTCTTACACATATCAAAAATAACTCATGTAATCATCACTGTTAATCATTCATAATCACATTTCTTGTACTTGCTTTGATTAAAATACTGTTACACTCTTAATGATATAAGCACACATCATTGTTTTCACCACAACAGTCATTTCTGGAAattcccatttgtaatggaaagtcCAGTGTGATCTTACTTGCTACTGGAAAGCACCAAACATTCTGTGGGTTAATCCAACAACATATCACCCCATGCTGAGGTGAGATTAAGAGCTGAAAGTCACCTTCTCTGACacccctctcagagccattaaaatattgtgagtcacttttgtgtggattaaagtcactaactgggactcttgtcttgttgcagtcaagaaacgagaatcgtcctccgttccgttggcacagctccaaacactgcacggctctctgccgagacagagtctagtcgaaattaataacttcaaaacgaattgccgctttaaacaaaatgacacctctttacaaacgctgtaatacagacaaactacaattgacttaaacgttttttcctcccaaaatgagacgtcttgcgttctttatgaattacatcctgacgtgcaggaCAGCCTGCTGCAAGAGTtctgctcagaggtatggaaatatcttcatgccagtaatgtctgaaaggaaatgcttttgacaaaaactacagattttgtttatttctatttatgtccagagatcaaggatccaccatgtagagtttattatgtccagagtttaaggatccagtgaccaatttcatatttatttcctttaagactcagtaaaatgttgttcacATAGAAAAccagtaaagcctacttttagtacacagaaaattcacaagaggtatcgataaggaatcggattgataagtggaattgataatgataacgatacccatccctaattttggcctttagatttttatttcttttaagtcatgatgtagagattaattttcactgtgagtttaaagggataattgtagaaattttaatataaccagcctggatttttttttttttttttttttgatgtcctaaaaaattctTAAAACTTGCAAAAGCTCAAGGGGGAAATAACTTTTTTCACAGCATTGTATGTCccattttgtgtgtgcgtgcgtgtgtgtgtgcgcgcacgcgccTGCACGTGTGAAAGTTGCAGGAAAGGTGGGATAATTTTGTGAGCTGGAATCTCTAGTTGACTAATTTCCTTTTCCACTTGGGACTGTGTGGTCTTGAACATTGTTTTTCTGGAATCTCTGTTTCGTGTTGACTCTGATTCTTCATCTCTGATTCTTCATCATGATGTGACCACAGTTGACATTGACAAATATGAAGAATGGACAGAAACCGGTGGGTCTTTTTGATGGCTCTTTGATATTTTTCCTTTTGACAGATTGTGGACGAACTGCGAGAGCAGATCCTCAAACTTCGTTTTCCACATCGCGTTCTGAATAAAGAGGCTACTCCCAAGATGAAGAGGAAGAATGTCAGCCATCCATCACCATCCAAGTCTCCATCCGCGCCTGCTGCTAAGCCGGCGCTGTCTGACAGGCCCTGTGTGGTGGTCCTCAGTAAGCCTCTGGAGAAGCTGCTCATAAGGTCATTACAGCTCATCACACTGACACACCGGctgatgaaagaaaaacaaagccccACATAGCTCAGCCAAATTTTAACTTGACTATAATTTTCGGAGATCCAACATGTTGTGTTTGTCCGACACATTCTTTGTGTGTTCTTCACATGATCATGGTCtataaatgaggtggagatgtcacCTGAGATGTTGGGCAAACAGAACACAATTGACAGAACAGTCTATGCAGAACTTTTGGGGTTATATAGATAATGTTCATCCCATGTGatcatttgttttcattttttactTTCTGCCCCCCAAAATTCTCTTCAGGCCTACAGCCTTGGTCCAAACACTGAGCTGAGTCCTAGTGTACCAACAAATGTGGTAACAGTTTATGTGAAAGCAGGCAACTGGAATGAGCTTTGGATCCCTACAGGTATGAAAAGATGCCGTTGGACTTCAGGACTCCTTTTATTTTCAACATGGAGAACTTTCCACTGCTTTCCAGCAGCGCTGTTCCTCTGAGCATGGCAGCAAACCGGACCGCATCATCCACGCTGGCGTCCCTGTCCCGATATTTTCTGCACCAGCGCTGGGTGTGGGCAGTACAAAGCAGCCAtggtgttgctgttaccatgcagGCCATCGCTCACATTCTGTCCATGCTTTCTGAGTGAGTTTGCACTTTTTTTCTTACAGTATGTTAAAATTTCAAACGTCAGTTTACATCAAAGCAACATTGACATACCAGACCTGTTTTACTTTGGATAAATACAACATATTCAGAAATCATGTTTGTGCAGATTCATAAAACATTTTGTGATTGAGTTTTTCTTTACATAAAGAACAgttgtgaaaaataaaataagccaCAGTCATTGTCTTCTTTTCTCGGCTGCTcacgttaggggtcaccacagcagatcactcacttccatctcaccctgttctctgtatctgtcacaccaaccacctgcatgtcctccctcagcacatccataaacaacctctttggcctccctcttctcctcctgcctggtggctccatcctcagcatccttctccctgagCTGTGCCTCTGATATGTTCACTCCTCATCCTGCCCATTCTCATCActtccaaagagaatcacaacatcttcagctctgcctcctacaatgaggcaaataagtatttgacccactgtcagttttgcaagttttcccacctatgttgaggtctgtaatttttattgtagatacatttcaactgtgagtgacagaatctaaaaaatatcAGAAACTCACACTGTAGGATGTTTAAATGAttgatttacattttattgcatgaaataagtatttgatccaatagaaaaacagaccttaatatttggtacagaaacctttctttgtcattacagaggtcagatttttcctgtagttcttgacgaagtttgcacactgcaacaggactttggtccactcctccatacagatcttttccagATCCTTCAggcttggagtttcagcttcctccaaagattttctattgagttcaggtctggagactggccaggccactccaggaccttgaaatgcttcttacggagcccctccttagttgtcctgtctgtgtgtttggggtcattgtcatgctggaagacccagccatgacccgtcttctgaggaaaggaggttgtttgccaaaatcccatgatacatgaccccatccatcctcccttcagtacggtgcagttatCCTGTCCCTGTTGCGGaaaagcaccccagagtatgatgtttccacccccatgctttacagttgggatggttttcttggggttgttctcatcctcttaacatggtaagtggatttgattccaaaaagctctattttggtctcatctgaccacatgaccttctcccatgtctcctctggatcatccagatggtcactggtgaacttcaaacgggcctggacatgtgctggcttgagcagggggaccttgctgccctgcaggattttaaaccttgacagcatcatgtgttactaatgtaatctttgtgactgtggtcccaggtctgtgagagacagaagtcttgttggttggttggtgttcaaatactcattttatccagtaaaatgcaaattatttattttaaatgatctgcggtattgtatcacttcctgttccggagcacagcggtgtttttctgtatctgttagctgtttaatctgcgcagttagattgatttagttatctagattacgatttgtttcacagtgtaatctccacgcgccttaactaaagcactccttctgctgaatcacctctaaattatttacacattattcactttgcgtgtttttaggaatccgctagcttagcgtagctactagctcttagccgatttagcatggcggcttctcctgtctctcccgtacttttctgctctgggtgtgaaatgtttagttattcctcggcctcctttagcagtaacggtacttgtaataagtgcagcttattcgtagctttggaggccaggctgggcgaattggagactcggctccacaccgtggaaaattctacagctagccaggcccctgtagtcggtgcggaccaaggtagcttagccgccgttagttcccttccagcagatcccgggcagccgggaaagcaggccgactgggtgactgtgaggaggaagcgtagccctaaacagaagccccatgtacagcgccaacccgttcacatctctgaccgtttttccccactcgacgacacacccgccgaggatcaaactctggttattggcgactctgttttgagaaatgtgaagttaacgacaccagcaaccatagtcaattgtcttccgggggccagagcaggcgacattgaaggaaatttgaaactgctggctaaggctaagcgtaaatttggtaagattgtaattcacgttggcagtaatgacacccggttacgccaatcggaggtcactaaaattaacattaaatcggtgtgtaactttgcaaaaacaatgtcggactctgtagttttctctgggcccctccccaatcagaccgggagtgacatgtttagccgcatgttctccttgaattgctggctgtctgagtggtgtccaaaaaatgaggtgggcttcattgataattggcaaagcttctggggaaaacctggtcttgttaggagagacggcatccatcccactttggatggagcagctctcatttctagaaatctggccaattttcttaaatcctccaaaccgtgactatccagggttgggaccaggaagcagagttgtagttttacacacctctctgcagcttctctccccctgccatcccctcattaccccatccccgtagagacggtgcctgctcccagactaccaataaccagcaaaaatctatttaagcataaaaattcaaaaagaaaaaataatatagcaccttcaactgcaccacagactaaaacagttaaatgtggtctattaaacattaggtctctctcttctaagtccctgttggtaaatgatacaataattgatcaacatattgattattctgccttacagaaacctggttacagcaggatgaatatgttagtttaaatgagtcaacacccccgagtcacactaactgtcagaatgctcgtagcacgggccggggcggaggattagcagcaatcttccattccagcttattaattaatcaaaaacccagacagagctttaattcatttgaaagcttgactcttagtcttgtccatccaaattggaagtcccaaaaaccagttttatttgttattatctatcgtccacctggtcgttactgtgagtttctctgtgaattttcagaccttttgtctgacttagtgcttagctcagataagataattatagtgggcgattttaacatccacacagatgctgagaatgacagcctcaacactgcatttaatctattattagactc includes the following:
- the LOC117506290 gene encoding KICSTOR complex protein SZT2-like, which encodes MKNGQKPIVDELREQILKLRFPHRVLNKEATPKMKRKNVSHPSPSKSPSAPAAKPALSDRPCVVVLSKPLEKLLIRYEKMPLDFRTPFIFNMENFPLLSSSAVPLSMAANRTASSTLASLSRYFLHQRWVWAVQSSHGVAVTMQAIAHILSMLSEIRLSEGFHFAASGEGIVNLVIELPMKGMSGDMKRESHSCIVQYILFPPHSTATKDR